A section of the Streptococcus oriscaviae genome encodes:
- a CDS encoding glucose-6-phosphate isomerase, protein MTHITFDYSKVLGQFVAPHEVDYMQTQVTAADELLRKGTGAGSDFLGWFDLPENYDKEEFARIKEAAATIQKESDVLVVIGIGGSYLGAKAAIDFLNHSFVNLLSKEERKAPQILYAGNSISSSYLADLVDYVADKDFSVNVISKSGTTTEPAIAFRVFKELLVKKYGQEEANKRIYATTDKARGAVKVEADANGWETFVVPDDVGGRFSVLTAVGLLPIAAAGADIDALMEGANAARKAYASDKLAENQAYQYAAIRNILYRKGYVTEILANYEPSLQYFSEWWKQLAGESEGKDQKGIYPTSANFSTDLHSLGQFIQEGNRNLFETVVRVDKPRKNVLIPEMAEDLDGLGYLEGKDVDFVNKKATDGVLLAHTDGGVPNMYLTLPQQDEYTLGYTIYFFELAIGLSGYLNGVNPFDQPGVEAYKKNMFALLGKPGFEELGAELNARL, encoded by the coding sequence ATGACACATATTACATTTGATTATTCAAAAGTATTGGGCCAATTCGTTGCGCCTCATGAAGTAGATTATATGCAAACACAAGTAACCGCTGCAGACGAACTTTTGCGCAAGGGAACAGGCGCAGGCAGCGATTTCTTGGGATGGTTTGATCTGCCAGAAAACTATGACAAGGAAGAGTTTGCCCGCATCAAAGAAGCGGCTGCAACCATTCAAAAAGAAAGTGACGTTTTGGTCGTTATCGGTATTGGTGGTTCTTACCTTGGCGCTAAAGCTGCTATTGATTTCTTGAACCATTCATTTGTCAACTTGCTTTCAAAAGAAGAACGCAAGGCACCGCAAATTCTCTATGCAGGGAACTCCATTTCGTCTAGCTACTTGGCTGATTTGGTTGACTACGTTGCGGATAAGGATTTCTCTGTCAACGTGATTTCAAAATCTGGTACAACCACAGAGCCTGCCATCGCGTTTCGTGTCTTCAAGGAACTGCTTGTGAAGAAATACGGTCAAGAAGAAGCCAACAAGCGCATTTATGCAACAACAGATAAGGCGCGTGGTGCTGTTAAAGTAGAAGCAGATGCCAATGGCTGGGAAACCTTCGTTGTGCCAGATGATGTTGGTGGCCGCTTCTCCGTTCTGACTGCAGTAGGTTTGTTGCCAATTGCAGCAGCAGGTGCAGACATTGACGCCCTTATGGAAGGTGCAAACGCAGCGCGTAAGGCTTATGCTTCTGATAAACTTGCAGAAAACCAAGCCTACCAGTATGCAGCTATCCGTAATATCCTTTACAGAAAAGGCTATGTAACAGAAATTTTGGCTAACTACGAGCCATCTCTTCAATACTTTAGTGAGTGGTGGAAACAGTTGGCTGGTGAGTCAGAAGGAAAAGACCAAAAAGGCATTTACCCAACTTCTGCCAACTTCTCAACTGACTTGCACTCACTTGGCCAATTCATTCAAGAAGGAAACCGCAACCTCTTTGAAACAGTTGTCCGTGTAGATAAACCAAGAAAAAATGTCCTGATTCCAGAAATGGCTGAAGACCTTGACGGCCTCGGCTACTTGGAAGGCAAGGATGTTGATTTCGTTAATAAAAAAGCAACTGACGGTGTGCTTCTTGCCCACACAGATGGCGGCGTGCCAAACATGTACTTGACACTTCCACAACAAGACGAGTATACCTTGGGCTACACCATCTACTTCTTCGAGCTTGCCATCGGCCTATCTGGCTACCTCAACGGGGTTAACCCATTTGACCAGCCAGGTGTAGAAGCCTACAAGAAAAATATGTTTGCCCTTCTTGGCAAACCAGGCTTTGAAGAATTGGGCGCTGAACTCAACGCTCGCCTATAA
- a CDS encoding metallophosphoesterase: MKKEFFVVGDVHGKYELLTDLLKKWNPDRQQLIFIGDLIDRGENSKACLELVKELVQKKGAICLTGNHERMFLAWLNDPLDRYDHYRRNGGDTTINSLLGRPLDAPVDGMVDANRVAENYRELIHFVKDCPYYLETDHYIFVHAGVDLTLLDWRDTSDHDKVWLRGKFHEAYNNTGKWIVFGHTPVFSLYQTNLRISQIWTSQDGKLGIDGGAVYGGVLHGVVLDHTGVVRDYTVGCVEPHRVVED, translated from the coding sequence ATGAAGAAGGAATTTTTTGTTGTCGGAGATGTCCATGGCAAGTATGAGCTGCTGACAGATTTGTTGAAAAAATGGAATCCAGACCGCCAACAGTTGATTTTCATAGGAGATTTGATTGACCGTGGGGAAAATTCTAAGGCCTGCTTGGAGTTGGTCAAGGAGTTGGTACAGAAAAAAGGAGCCATCTGTTTGACAGGAAACCACGAGCGGATGTTTTTAGCCTGGTTGAACGACCCGCTAGATCGCTATGACCATTACCGGCGAAATGGCGGAGATACTACTATTAACTCCCTTTTGGGGCGCCCCTTAGATGCTCCGGTGGATGGCATGGTGGATGCAAATCGGGTAGCAGAAAACTATCGCGAACTCATCCATTTTGTTAAGGACTGTCCCTACTATCTGGAAACAGATCACTATATTTTTGTTCATGCAGGAGTCGATTTGACCTTGCTAGATTGGCGAGATACCAGCGACCATGATAAGGTCTGGTTGCGGGGGAAATTCCACGAAGCCTACAACAATACGGGCAAGTGGATTGTTTTTGGGCACACTCCGGTCTTTAGTCTTTACCAGACCAATCTGCGTATCAGCCAGATTTGGACTAGTCAGGATGGAAAACTTGGCATTGACGGCGGGGCTGTTTATGGCGGCGTACTGCACGGAGTTGTATTGGATCATACAGGTGTTGTACGAGATTACACCGTTGGCTGTGTTGAGCCCCATCGGGTGGTAGAGGATTAG